A DNA window from Paraburkholderia sp. IMGN_8 contains the following coding sequences:
- a CDS encoding MipA/OmpV family protein, whose protein sequence is MTRALGKPARVSLLLAALGLLATHAAHADEQNADATTGANTNANASTDSKWKIALGPGVVVTPKYPGSRQLTVFPFPALDISYDDRIFSQGPDVLGVNVLRGPAYHLGAALSFDFQSRKESDDPRLHGLGDVHGGPKLKLFADYTVWAFTGSVALYQDIAGHHQGTTVSTDVVASAPVGGWLFSVGPGFTWANGTYTRTFFGVSSQQSAASGLPVYNTSAGVRDIHMNAAVTYDISKHWVGSVSATFGRLEHNAANSPITERKFELNTLASVNYRF, encoded by the coding sequence ATGACGCGCGCGCTTGGCAAACCGGCTCGGGTGTCGTTGCTGCTTGCTGCTCTCGGTCTCCTTGCGACACACGCTGCGCATGCGGACGAGCAGAACGCGGATGCGACGACTGGCGCGAACACCAACGCCAACGCGAGCACCGACAGCAAATGGAAGATCGCCCTCGGACCCGGCGTGGTGGTGACGCCCAAGTATCCGGGCTCGCGGCAGTTGACCGTGTTCCCTTTCCCCGCACTCGATATCTCCTACGACGACCGGATCTTCTCGCAAGGTCCTGACGTGCTTGGCGTCAACGTGTTGCGCGGTCCGGCTTATCACCTGGGCGCTGCGCTCAGTTTCGACTTCCAGAGTCGCAAGGAATCGGACGATCCTCGTTTGCACGGTCTCGGCGATGTGCACGGCGGCCCCAAGCTCAAGCTATTCGCCGACTACACCGTGTGGGCGTTTACTGGTTCGGTCGCGTTGTATCAGGATATTGCCGGGCATCATCAGGGCACGACAGTGAGCACCGATGTGGTCGCTTCCGCGCCGGTCGGTGGGTGGTTGTTCTCGGTTGGGCCTGGGTTTACGTGGGCGAATGGGACCTATACGCGGACGTTCTTTGGCGTGTCGAGTCAGCAAAGCGCCGCTTCGGGGCTGCCGGTGTATAACACCAGTGCCGGCGTGCGGGATATTCACATGAATGCGGCCGTTACTTACGATATTTCCAAACATTGGGTTGGGTCGGTGTCGGCGACGTTTGGGCGTTTGGAGCATAACGCCGCTAATAGTCCTATTACTGAACGGAAGTTTGAGCTCAATACGCTCGCTTCAGTTAATTATCGGTTTTAG
- a CDS encoding alpha/beta fold hydrolase, protein MLHGLSSSPLELRFLARYLNAEGFTTSAPLLSGYSAGSEEAAMEVWLDAAVREYDALAARFARVSICGLSIGAALALALAHRRPQAQAVVLLSLTLSYDGWAIPWYRFLLNWAYFTPMRKRWRYREEAPFGLRNEALRAKIARAMQRSDFSEVGPSTISLPALHEASRLAANVRTLVRDIKTDCLIVHAIDDETSSPRNARFVAGNIGAAFLRTIWLDDSYHMITSDNEREIVARETALFLRESEVAHSDSDGAKTQVVSKALARRLRQLAALGKERA, encoded by the coding sequence ATGCTGCACGGCCTGTCCAGTTCGCCGCTCGAATTGCGTTTCCTTGCGCGCTATCTGAACGCCGAAGGCTTCACGACCAGCGCGCCGCTCCTGAGCGGCTACAGCGCCGGTTCCGAAGAAGCGGCGATGGAAGTCTGGCTCGACGCCGCCGTGCGCGAGTACGACGCACTGGCCGCGCGCTTTGCCCGTGTCTCGATCTGCGGCCTTTCGATAGGCGCGGCGCTCGCGCTCGCGCTGGCACACCGCCGCCCGCAAGCCCAGGCAGTGGTGCTGCTGTCGCTGACGCTCTCTTACGACGGCTGGGCGATCCCCTGGTATCGCTTTCTGCTGAACTGGGCGTACTTCACGCCGATGCGCAAACGCTGGCGCTATCGCGAGGAAGCGCCGTTCGGTTTGCGCAACGAAGCACTCAGGGCGAAAATCGCGCGCGCGATGCAGCGCAGCGATTTCAGCGAAGTCGGGCCGTCGACGATCTCGTTGCCGGCATTGCACGAAGCGAGCCGCCTGGCCGCGAACGTGCGCACGTTGGTGCGCGATATCAAGACTGATTGCCTGATCGTCCACGCCATCGACGATGAAACCTCGAGCCCACGCAACGCCCGCTTTGTCGCCGGGAATATCGGCGCCGCCTTTTTACGCACTATCTGGCTGGATGACTCGTATCACATGATCACATCGGACAACGAGCGAGAGATCGTCGCGCGCGAAACCGCGCTGTTTTTGCGCGAAAGCGAGGTGGCCCACAGCGATAGCGACGGCGCGAAGACGCAGGTCGTGTCGAAGGCATTGGCGCGGCGTTTGAGGCAGCTCGCGGCGCTCGGCAAGGAGCGGGCATGA
- a CDS encoding DUF4118 domain-containing protein, translated as MEVQNARRWAPRGPQAWLAAAAALAIASGVRLLLHPLVGPVMPGTAFCIAASLVEYYFGLAPALTVMLLGLGIADYLFVPPYATIAVFDRADLILLASYPLVTLLVIALIERLRRAQFRAELIASVAQSRYEMLLRHDNERMLARRGVDETHRLLRHLSHHHRTFILIQALERNALQQADDVKPQGVLPRLPNEIAPGPRFADVHPEDIQRLSKALWPGSHRVRLKSGDSLAKLTECVCERFTTHAGDFLVLRIGA; from the coding sequence ATGGAAGTCCAAAACGCCCGCCGCTGGGCACCACGGGGACCGCAAGCCTGGCTTGCCGCAGCCGCCGCATTGGCGATCGCCAGCGGCGTGCGCCTGCTGCTTCACCCGCTCGTCGGCCCGGTCATGCCGGGCACCGCGTTCTGCATCGCCGCGTCACTCGTCGAATATTATTTCGGCCTCGCGCCGGCATTGACAGTCATGCTGCTCGGCCTGGGTATCGCCGACTATCTGTTTGTGCCGCCGTACGCCACCATTGCCGTCTTCGATCGAGCCGACTTGATCCTGCTCGCCTCCTATCCGCTGGTCACGCTGCTAGTCATCGCGCTGATCGAACGCTTGCGGCGCGCGCAATTTCGCGCGGAGCTGATCGCATCGGTCGCGCAATCGCGCTATGAAATGCTGCTGCGTCACGACAACGAGCGCATGCTCGCGCGCCGCGGCGTCGACGAAACGCACCGGCTGCTGCGGCACCTCTCGCATCATCACAGGACCTTCATCCTCATCCAGGCGCTCGAGCGCAACGCGCTGCAACAGGCGGACGACGTCAAACCACAAGGCGTGCTGCCGCGTCTGCCCAACGAGATCGCGCCCGGCCCGCGCTTTGCCGACGTCCACCCCGAAGATATCCAGCGGCTCAGCAAGGCACTGTGGCCGGGCAGCCATCGTGTGCGGCTGAAGAGCGGCGACAGCCTGGCGAAACTGACCGAGTGCGTGTGCGAACGGTTCACCACGCATGCCGGCGACTTCCTCGTGTTGCGGATCGGAGCCTGA
- a CDS encoding SLATT domain-containing protein — protein MKNLTAYEPPVDEDALLLKWIRRARESQMSHYDMADLLSARDRRVGWLVTALTAFVGTAVFASLNAAAVSPALRIIVGLVSVTAAVSAALQTFFRFAERAEKHRAAGARYGAVRRRLEAIFAGDADARDGHYLTAIRDELDRLAEDSPNVPPAVFYRTQRTLSGDTEKNRDD, from the coding sequence ATGAAGAACCTGACTGCGTACGAACCCCCGGTCGACGAAGACGCGCTTCTGCTGAAGTGGATCCGGCGCGCGCGTGAATCCCAGATGAGCCATTACGACATGGCCGACCTGTTGTCCGCGCGGGACCGCCGCGTCGGCTGGCTGGTGACCGCGCTGACGGCCTTTGTCGGCACCGCGGTGTTTGCGTCCTTGAATGCGGCGGCCGTGTCACCAGCGCTCAGGATCATCGTGGGTCTGGTGAGCGTGACGGCCGCGGTCTCTGCCGCGCTGCAAACCTTCTTCCGCTTTGCCGAGCGCGCGGAAAAGCATCGCGCCGCCGGCGCCAGGTACGGCGCCGTGCGGCGTAGGCTGGAAGCGATCTTTGCCGGCGACGCCGATGCGCGCGACGGTCACTACCTCACGGCGATTCGCGACGAACTGGACCGGCTGGCGGAAGATTCACCGAACGTACCGCCGGCGGTTTTTTATCGTACGCAACGCACCCTGTCCGGCGACACGGAAAAGAACCGCGATGATTGA
- a CDS encoding aliphatic sulfonate ABC transporter substrate-binding protein, with the protein MLIGGVLSAGFAQANETVSISYQRSSTLFILLKRTGALEKKLNALGYDVSWHEFSTGLLQSLNAGSVDLHADVADAFALFTQAANAPLTYYAEETSAPNAQAIIVPPDSPIHTMADLKGKRVAVSKGSGCNFLLLSALAKAGLTINDIQVRYLEAPDALAAFRGGNVDAWAIWDPFLAAQQREAHVRVVADGGGGVAQYNRFYTATTAFADKHPDVLRVVFDELQTTGKWVKTHPRDAAQILGPVWGNIPAPTVELANGRRSYDIVPVRRDQLAEQQRIADTYRAAGLIPAALKAADIRIWTPPAK; encoded by the coding sequence ATGTTGATTGGCGGCGTGCTTTCCGCCGGCTTTGCGCAGGCCAACGAAACGGTGTCGATCAGCTATCAGCGTTCGTCGACCCTGTTCATTCTGCTGAAACGAACCGGCGCGCTGGAGAAGAAGCTCAACGCGCTCGGCTACGACGTGAGCTGGCACGAGTTTTCGACAGGCCTGCTGCAGTCGCTGAACGCCGGCAGCGTCGATCTCCACGCGGATGTGGCCGATGCCTTCGCGCTTTTTACGCAAGCCGCCAATGCGCCGTTGACGTACTACGCCGAAGAAACATCTGCGCCTAACGCCCAGGCGATCATCGTGCCGCCGGATTCGCCGATTCATACGATGGCCGATCTGAAGGGCAAACGGGTCGCGGTTTCCAAAGGTTCGGGCTGCAATTTCCTGCTGCTGTCCGCGTTGGCCAAAGCGGGTCTGACAATCAACGACATCCAGGTGCGCTATCTGGAAGCACCTGACGCGCTTGCTGCATTCCGCGGCGGCAACGTCGATGCGTGGGCCATCTGGGATCCGTTCCTCGCAGCGCAGCAGCGCGAAGCGCATGTCCGCGTGGTCGCGGACGGCGGTGGCGGCGTCGCGCAATACAACCGTTTCTATACGGCAACGACCGCGTTCGCCGACAAACATCCGGACGTGCTGCGAGTCGTATTCGACGAACTGCAAACGACCGGCAAGTGGGTCAAGACGCATCCGCGCGACGCCGCGCAGATTCTCGGCCCGGTGTGGGGCAACATTCCCGCGCCCACCGTCGAGCTGGCCAACGGCCGCCGCAGCTACGACATCGTGCCGGTCAGGCGCGATCAGTTGGCGGAGCAGCAGCGCATCGCCGACACGTATCGCGCGGCCGGACTGATTCCCGCCGCGTTGAAAGCGGCG